The following coding sequences are from one Coffea arabica cultivar ET-39 chromosome 11e, Coffea Arabica ET-39 HiFi, whole genome shotgun sequence window:
- the LOC140021351 gene encoding UDP-glycosyltransferase 74C1-like has product MHQFYHGKLTNRVTEFPVSSQGLPTLEHQDLPHFGSNIPYHFAYVAEQFSNVDQADYVLVNTFYELEKEVVDEFSKHLPVLTVGPTIPTFYLDRRVVDDKEYGIISADNDPSTCLNWLNNKPARTATTTSFGLSNLLRLKSCQKIFKDEASDKGLVVPWTPQLEVLSSEAVGCIFSHCGWNSTLEALSLGVPIVAMPQFADQQPHAKFIQDVWKVGIRVKHDKNGLATKEEIGRCIKEVMEGETGKEIKENAMKVSNLAKAAVSEGGSSDTSLDYFISKITSSS; this is encoded by the exons ATGCACCAGTTTTATCATGGAAAGTTGACTAATCGGGTCACTGAGTTTCCAGTCTCGAGTCAAGGATTGCCGACACTTGAACATCAAGATCTTCCTCATTTTGGTAGTAATATACCATATCATTTTGCGTATGTGGCTGAGCAGTTTTCAAATGTGGATCAGGCGGATTATGTCCTTGTCAACACATTTTATGAGCTGGAAAAGGAG GTGGTGGATGAATTTTCCAAGCACTTGCCAGTTCTGACAGTAGGACCAACAATTCCCACTTTCTACCTGGATAGGAGAGTTGTGGATGACAAAGAATATGGAATCATTTCAGCAGACAATGACCCCTCAACATGTTTAAATTGGCTAAATAATAAACCAGCCAG AACAGCAACTACTACCTCTTTTGGTCTGTCAAATCTTTTGAGGCTGAAAAGTtgccaaaaaatttttaaagatgAAGCATCTGATAAAGGCCTCGTTGTACCATGGACTCCACAATTGGAAGTACTATCGAGCGAGGCTGTAGGATGCATTTTTTCACATTGTGGTTGGAATTCAACACTTGAAGCCTTGAGCCTAGGAGTGCCAATAGTGGCAATGCCACAATTTGCTGATCAACAACCACATGCTAAGTTTATCCAGGATGTTTGGAAGGTGGGGATTAGAGTGAAGCATGATAAGAATGGACTCGCAACAAAGGAAGAAATTGGACGATGCATTAAGGAGGTAATGGAAGGAGAAACAGGcaaagaaataaaggaaaatgCTATGAAGGTTTCCAATTTGGCTAAAGCGGCAGTTAGTGAGGGTGGAAGTTCAGATACAAGTCTCGATTACTTTATAAGCAAGATAACAAGTTCCTCTTGA
- the LOC113718395 gene encoding flavonol 7-O-beta-glucosyltransferase UGT74F1-like — MGNGEKQYKAHLLAIPYQSVGRINPMLQLCKKLVRKGLNATLAITSKVSYPKSDIVQIDIISDGYDEGGFFIADPVPISMARFKEVGSQSILEPLKKYESLGTPIDFIIYDSLTLFGL; from the coding sequence ATGGGAAACGGAGAGAAACAATACAAAGCTCATCTTTTGGCTATTCCATATCAAAGTGTGGGCCGCATAAATCCTATGCTTCAGTTATGTAAGAAACTCGTACGCAAAGGGCTGAATGCCACACTAGCCATCACCTCCAAAGTTTCGTATCCAAAATCAGACATAGTCCAGATTGACATAATATCCGATGGCTATGATGAAGGTGGCTTCTTCATAGCTGACCCTGTCCCAATCTCCATGGCTCGCTTTAAAGAAGTTGGCTCACAATCAATTCTTGAACCCCTGAAGAAGTATGAATCCTTAGGGACTCCAATTGATTTCATCATCTACGATTCATTGAcactgtttggattgtaa